A window from Geothermobacter ehrlichii encodes these proteins:
- a CDS encoding ABC transporter substrate-binding protein has product MPRLLFASLLLLLLLLLLAACRQNDPVRIGYLAELNGRYADVGMAGRNGALLAVEDANRKGGIHGHPVELLVRDDRQNPDVVRKMVAELQAAGVAAIVGPMISQMGIAVKPELDRRRLLALSPTVSTSRLDNQDDWFFRLYPSTRQFGADYAAWIRRSHGLDSMIAVIDEANAAYTQTFYQAFSRNFSRLGGRMLPPVTYYSGKHIPFYRLAREIAASAAAGLLILASAMDTAMLCQQLKGLGFSRPTFASEWSGTEDILRFGSSAIEGLIFYNTFDRDNGSHLYRRFVERYRQRFGQNPGFASVHAYDAASILIETLRRNGDPARLKRTLLAIGSFRGLQGLLTFTPTGDIQRRRFQVEIRDGRFRTIDEDSRPASPPGQKTSSS; this is encoded by the coding sequence TTGCCGCGCCTTCTCTTCGCCAGCCTGCTGCTTCTGCTGCTTCTGCTGCTTCTGGCCGCCTGTCGCCAGAACGACCCGGTACGCATCGGCTATCTCGCCGAACTGAACGGCCGCTATGCCGACGTCGGCATGGCCGGCCGCAACGGAGCCCTGCTGGCGGTCGAAGATGCCAACCGCAAAGGAGGCATTCATGGACACCCGGTCGAGCTGCTGGTACGGGACGACCGGCAAAATCCGGATGTCGTCCGCAAAATGGTCGCCGAACTGCAGGCGGCCGGCGTTGCCGCCATCGTCGGCCCCATGATCAGTCAGATGGGCATTGCCGTCAAACCAGAGCTCGACCGCCGGCGGCTGCTCGCCCTGAGTCCGACCGTCAGTACCAGCCGGCTCGACAACCAGGACGACTGGTTTTTCCGCCTCTATCCATCCACGCGACAATTCGGCGCCGACTATGCCGCCTGGATACGCCGGTCGCACGGACTGGACAGCATGATCGCCGTCATCGACGAAGCCAACGCCGCCTACACCCAGACCTTCTACCAGGCCTTCTCCCGCAATTTCAGCCGCCTCGGCGGCCGCATGCTGCCGCCGGTAACCTACTATTCGGGCAAACACATCCCCTTCTATCGCCTGGCGCGCGAAATCGCCGCCAGCGCCGCAGCCGGCCTGCTGATCCTGGCCAGCGCCATGGACACCGCCATGCTGTGCCAGCAGCTCAAGGGTCTCGGCTTCAGCCGTCCGACCTTCGCCAGCGAGTGGTCGGGAACCGAGGACATCCTCAGGTTCGGCAGTTCGGCGATCGAAGGACTCATCTTCTACAACACCTTCGACCGCGACAACGGATCCCATCTCTATCGTCGCTTCGTCGAGCGCTACCGACAGCGGTTCGGCCAGAATCCGGGATTCGCTTCGGTCCACGCCTACGACGCCGCCAGTATTCTCATCGAGACCCTGCGCCGCAACGGCGACCCGGCCCGGCTGAAAAGGACCCTCCTCGCCATCGGCAGTTTCCGCGGCCTGCAGGGCCTGCTCACCTTCACGCCGACCGGCGACATCCAGCGGCGCCGTTTTCAGGTTGAGATCCGCGACGGACGATTCCGCACCATCGACGAGGATAGCCGGCCGGCCTCCCCTCCCGGTCAGAAGACCTCTTCCTCGTAA
- a CDS encoding radical SAM protein — MFWYFDYDQPLFRPPSEARSLIFQITYGCSRNRCTFCGMYKMKRFRVRPVDEIRREIELVPATHRARIQRIFLADGDALIYPQPGLLQILELLDAAFPALTRIGCYASPNALAGKSRDELEALRQRKLRILYFGLESGDDATLALIDKGFTGDEMLALCRKAQQAEMKLSVTAILGLAGRARSREHAEATADWVNRLSPDYFSLLTMFRRNNGEHFRRIEQLSNGEVLEEALLLVRRLDPQGTILRSNHVSNSLLLEGRYPRDRERVIAQAETALQAARRHPDWYRQVPDYEEEVF, encoded by the coding sequence ATGTTCTGGTATTTCGATTACGACCAGCCCCTTTTTCGGCCGCCGTCCGAGGCGCGGTCGCTGATCTTTCAGATCACCTACGGCTGCAGCCGCAACCGGTGCACGTTTTGCGGCATGTATAAGATGAAGCGTTTCCGGGTGCGGCCTGTCGACGAGATCCGGCGGGAGATCGAACTGGTGCCTGCCACCCACCGGGCACGGATCCAGCGGATTTTTCTCGCCGACGGCGATGCCCTGATCTATCCGCAGCCGGGTCTGTTGCAGATTCTCGAGCTGCTTGATGCCGCCTTCCCGGCCCTGACCCGCATCGGCTGCTACGCCTCGCCCAACGCCCTGGCCGGCAAGAGCCGGGACGAGCTGGAAGCCCTGCGGCAGCGCAAGCTGCGGATTCTCTACTTCGGACTCGAGTCGGGCGACGACGCCACCCTGGCGCTGATCGACAAGGGCTTCACCGGCGACGAGATGCTCGCCCTCTGCCGGAAAGCGCAGCAGGCGGAGATGAAACTGTCGGTGACCGCCATCCTCGGTCTGGCCGGCCGCGCCCGCAGCCGCGAACACGCCGAGGCGACGGCCGACTGGGTCAACCGGCTCAGCCCCGACTATTTTTCCCTGCTGACCATGTTCCGGCGCAACAACGGCGAACACTTTCGCCGCATCGAGCAGTTGAGCAACGGCGAGGTGCTGGAAGAGGCCCTGCTCCTGGTGCGCCGGCTCGACCCGCAGGGCACCATCCTGCGTTCGAATCACGTCTCCAACAGCCTGCTTCTCGAAGGACGCTATCCCCGGGACCGGGAGCGGGTGATCGCCCAGGCCGAAACCGCCCTGCAGGCGGCCCGCCGTCATCCCGACTGGTACCGACAGGTTCCCGATTACGAGGAAGAGGTCTTCTGA
- a CDS encoding rhomboid family intramembrane serine protease codes for MLLPIGDNPNPRSTPWMTWLLIAVNVAVFLLVTLPLSVRRPDLADPVLLDYLRSLGVYGQVSIRSILASVSAYDLFVFKYGFRPAQPSLVSLFSAMFLHGGWMHLLGNMLFLWIFGDNVEHRLGRIRFLLAYLATGIAATLFFALFVPGSQVPLVGASGAISGVLGFYFVWFPRNKVKMFFFFFFLLQVIEVPARLVLGFYLVVDNLLPFLLTGGSGGGVAYGAHIGGFLAGAGLALWSDRMGLSWRMRRHLNRLWREQPDETPPVRSVAELVNELLAAGDLPRAALAYLQLDSRSERLQVAPADVLAIGDFLLERRRADEALTVFRRFIAERPADPGLSRAYLGAGRAMLLRPRCRTSAYHYFLGAIDTARSRGDADAARRYLALLQAGGRED; via the coding sequence ATGCTGCTGCCCATAGGCGACAATCCGAATCCCCGCTCGACGCCCTGGATGACCTGGCTGCTGATCGCTGTCAACGTGGCGGTCTTTCTGCTGGTCACCCTGCCGCTCTCCGTCCGTCGGCCCGACCTGGCCGACCCGGTGCTGCTCGACTACCTGCGCAGTCTCGGGGTCTACGGGCAGGTGTCGATCCGCTCCATTCTGGCCAGCGTGTCGGCCTACGACCTGTTTGTCTTCAAGTACGGCTTCCGGCCGGCGCAGCCGTCGCTGGTCAGCCTCTTTTCGGCCATGTTCCTGCACGGCGGTTGGATGCACCTGCTGGGGAACATGCTCTTTCTCTGGATCTTCGGCGACAATGTCGAGCACCGGCTCGGCCGGATTCGGTTTCTGCTCGCCTACCTGGCCACCGGCATCGCCGCCACCCTCTTTTTTGCCCTTTTCGTCCCCGGTTCGCAGGTGCCCCTGGTCGGAGCCTCCGGCGCCATCTCCGGCGTGCTCGGTTTCTACTTCGTCTGGTTCCCCCGCAATAAGGTGAAGATGTTCTTCTTTTTCTTCTTTCTGCTGCAGGTGATCGAGGTGCCGGCGCGGCTGGTGCTCGGCTTCTACCTGGTGGTCGACAACCTGCTTCCTTTCCTGTTGACCGGCGGCAGCGGGGGAGGCGTCGCCTACGGCGCCCATATCGGCGGTTTTCTGGCCGGCGCGGGCCTGGCTCTGTGGAGCGACCGCATGGGGTTGAGCTGGCGCATGCGACGGCATCTGAACCGGCTTTGGCGGGAACAGCCGGACGAGACGCCGCCGGTTCGCAGCGTGGCGGAGTTGGTGAACGAACTGCTGGCCGCCGGCGATCTGCCGCGGGCGGCTCTGGCCTATCTGCAGCTCGACAGCCGCAGCGAGCGGCTGCAGGTGGCGCCGGCCGACGTTCTGGCCATCGGCGATTTTCTGCTCGAGCGGCGCCGGGCCGACGAGGCGCTGACGGTCTTTCGCCGCTTCATCGCCGAGCGGCCCGCCGACCCCGGCCTGAGCCGGGCCTATCTCGGCGCCGGGCGGGCCATGCTGCTGCGTCCGCGCTGCCGTACCAGTGCCTATCACTATTTTCTCGGCGCCATCGACACCGCCCGCTCGCGTGGCGATGCCGATGCCGCCCGTCGTTACCTCGCCCTGCTGCAGGCAGGTGGACGGGAGGATTGA
- a CDS encoding fumarylacetoacetate hydrolase family protein gives MYQVHMIDGGAFSVGKIVCLGRNYVEHIRELGNEIPERPVIFTKPATSIIGEGGRIRIPSWSRDCHHEVELAVLIGTGGREISRDRAMDHVAGYGVAIDLTLRDIQSELKAKGLPWDIAKGFDTACPLSAFVPAEQVADPHDLGIRLRVNDDLRQDGHTGQMMRRIPQIIEEISAIFTLEPGDLVLTGTPSGVGPLRSGDRVVAEIDQVGHLEVSVA, from the coding sequence ATGTACCAGGTGCACATGATCGACGGCGGCGCCTTCAGTGTCGGCAAGATCGTCTGTCTCGGCCGCAACTACGTCGAACACATCCGCGAACTGGGCAACGAAATTCCAGAGCGGCCGGTGATCTTCACCAAGCCGGCAACCAGCATCATCGGCGAAGGCGGCCGGATCCGGATTCCGTCCTGGTCGCGGGACTGCCATCACGAAGTCGAACTGGCGGTGCTGATCGGCACCGGCGGCAGGGAGATCTCCCGCGACCGGGCGATGGACCATGTCGCCGGCTACGGCGTCGCCATTGACCTGACATTGCGGGACATCCAGTCGGAACTGAAAGCGAAGGGCCTGCCCTGGGATATCGCCAAGGGATTCGACACGGCCTGCCCCCTGTCAGCCTTCGTCCCCGCCGAGCAGGTGGCGGATCCGCACGATTTGGGGATCAGGCTCCGGGTCAACGATGACCTGCGCCAGGATGGCCACACCGGGCAGATGATGCGCCGAATCCCGCAGATTATCGAAGAGATTTCGGCCATCTTCACCCTCGAACCGGGCGACCTGGTTCTCACCGGCACGCCGTCGGGAGTCGGTCCCCTGCGCAGCGGCGACCGGGTGGTCGCCGAAATCGACCAGGTCGGCCACCTGGAGGTCAGCGTGGCATGA
- a CDS encoding Rossmann-like and DUF2520 domain-containing protein — protein MRQRFALIGPGRVGQTVARLLVEAGYRPAAIVSRDPERARQAARFAGRLKAAATDLKKVTDAKLILVTVPDDHLRQVAEKLHRLPLKPGTLLVHFSGYHPAAILLPDDPGELRALAIHPLQTFADAVMGVQNLPGSPCSVEGSEDALPQGEKLVRDLGGRPFRLRSEQKTLYHAAACVLSNYLVANTHAACDMLAACGFSRDEAFDLLKPLLTGTLRSLTTLGPDLALTGPIARGDVRTVTAHLDAMRPLPDELQQIYRVLGRKAVQIARQRGSISKKTATQLLKLLDDK, from the coding sequence ATGAGGCAGCGGTTCGCGCTCATAGGCCCCGGGCGCGTCGGCCAGACCGTCGCCCGGCTGCTGGTCGAAGCCGGCTACCGGCCGGCGGCCATCGTCAGCCGCGACCCGGAACGGGCGCGGCAGGCGGCCCGTTTCGCCGGCCGGCTGAAGGCCGCCGCCACCGATCTGAAAAAAGTCACCGATGCCAAACTGATCCTGGTCACGGTTCCCGATGACCACCTGCGCCAGGTCGCCGAAAAACTGCACCGGCTGCCGCTGAAACCGGGCACCCTGCTGGTTCACTTCAGCGGCTACCATCCGGCGGCGATCCTTCTGCCGGACGACCCCGGCGAGCTGCGGGCCCTGGCCATCCATCCGCTGCAAACCTTCGCCGACGCGGTCATGGGGGTGCAGAACCTGCCCGGCAGCCCCTGCTCGGTGGAAGGAAGCGAAGACGCCCTGCCGCAGGGAGAAAAGCTGGTCCGGGATCTCGGCGGCCGGCCCTTCCGGCTGCGAAGCGAGCAGAAGACCCTCTATCACGCCGCCGCCTGCGTGCTCTCCAACTATCTGGTCGCCAATACGCACGCCGCCTGCGACATGCTCGCCGCCTGCGGCTTTTCGCGGGACGAAGCCTTCGACCTGCTCAAGCCCCTGCTCACCGGCACCCTGCGCAGCCTGACCACCCTCGGCCCCGATCTCGCCCTGACCGGTCCCATCGCCCGCGGTGACGTCAGGACGGTGACGGCGCATCTCGACGCCATGCGCCCGCTACCGGACGAGCTGCAGCAGATCTACCGCGTCCTCGGCCGCAAGGCGGTGCAGATCGCCCGACAGCGCGGCAGCATCAGCAAAAAAACGGCGACGCAGCTGCTGAAGCTGCTGGATGACAAGTGA
- the nfi gene encoding deoxyribonuclease V (cleaves DNA at apurinic or apyrimidinic sites): protein MNFPDLHSWNLDYAAAVALQRRLARQVELTNRLPERVRRVAGVDVSYRKRGDIFYAAVVVLDFPELRPVEVASWQARVDFPYIPGLLSFRELPVLLNAFRRLRHRPDLVLVDGQGIAHPRRCGLACHLGLWLDLPTVGCAKSRLTGEGPEPGFAKGDRSPLRQGGEEIGAIVRSRDGVRPLYVSPGHRIDIPTAVDWTLACCGRYRMPEPTRLAHLETNRLRREDEARRSGS, encoded by the coding sequence ATGAATTTTCCCGACCTGCATTCCTGGAATCTCGACTACGCCGCCGCGGTCGCCCTGCAGCGGCGACTGGCGCGCCAGGTCGAGCTGACCAACCGCCTGCCCGAACGGGTGCGGCGGGTGGCCGGGGTCGATGTCTCCTACCGCAAGCGGGGCGACATCTTTTACGCCGCCGTGGTGGTGCTCGATTTTCCCGAATTGCGTCCGGTCGAAGTCGCCTCCTGGCAGGCGCGGGTCGATTTTCCCTACATTCCCGGACTGCTCTCCTTTCGCGAGCTGCCAGTGCTGCTTAACGCCTTTCGCCGGCTGCGTCACCGTCCCGACCTGGTGCTGGTCGACGGCCAGGGCATCGCCCATCCCCGTCGCTGCGGCCTGGCCTGTCACCTCGGCCTGTGGCTCGATCTGCCGACCGTCGGCTGTGCCAAGAGCCGCCTGACCGGGGAGGGCCCTGAACCGGGTTTCGCCAAGGGCGACCGGAGCCCGCTGCGCCAAGGCGGCGAGGAGATCGGCGCCATCGTCCGCAGTCGCGACGGGGTGCGGCCGCTCTATGTTTCGCCGGGGCACCGGATCGACATTCCGACCGCCGTCGACTGGACGCTGGCCTGCTGCGGCCGCTACCGGATGCCGGAGCCGACCCGCCTGGCGCACCTGGAGACCAACCGGCTGCGGCGCGAGGACGAGGCCAGGCGAAGCGGCAGCTAG
- a CDS encoding D-2-hydroxyacid dehydrogenase, giving the protein MKIVYLDAHAANPGDLDWSSLEALGEVAIYDRTPQEKVLERIGDAEAVLTNKVPFDRERLQALPHLRYIGVTATGYNIVDVEAARERGVIVTNIPAYSTASVAQMVFALLLELTQNVGHHHHLVRWGHWTEAPDFCFWDRPLIELEGMTMGLVGFGQIGRRVARIARAFGMEVQVHTRTPERYRDRPENRDVRFVGLEELLQSSDVVSLHCPLSAETERLLDARRLALLKPSAFLINTARGALVDETALARALKEKQLAGAGLDVLSVEPPPGDNPLLTAPNCFITPHVAWATKAARQRLLDYLVANLRAFIDGKPQNVVS; this is encoded by the coding sequence ATGAAAATTGTCTATCTTGACGCCCATGCCGCCAATCCCGGCGATCTCGACTGGTCCTCCCTGGAAGCCCTCGGCGAGGTCGCGATTTACGATCGCACACCGCAGGAGAAGGTCCTCGAGCGCATCGGCGACGCCGAGGCGGTGCTGACCAACAAGGTCCCCTTCGACCGCGAGCGGCTGCAGGCCCTGCCGCATCTGCGCTACATCGGCGTCACGGCGACCGGCTACAATATCGTCGATGTGGAAGCTGCCCGCGAACGCGGCGTCATTGTCACCAACATCCCGGCCTATTCCACCGCTTCGGTGGCGCAGATGGTCTTCGCCCTGTTGCTGGAGCTGACGCAGAACGTCGGCCACCATCATCATCTGGTGCGCTGGGGGCATTGGACCGAGGCCCCTGACTTCTGCTTCTGGGACCGGCCGCTGATCGAGCTGGAGGGGATGACCATGGGGCTGGTCGGCTTTGGCCAGATCGGCCGGCGGGTGGCCCGTATCGCCCGGGCCTTCGGCATGGAGGTGCAGGTTCACACCCGGACGCCGGAGCGCTACCGCGATCGGCCGGAGAACCGGGATGTCCGCTTCGTCGGCCTGGAGGAGCTGCTGCAAAGCAGCGACGTCGTCTCCCTGCACTGTCCGTTGAGCGCCGAAACGGAACGGCTGCTCGATGCGCGGCGGCTGGCGCTGCTCAAGCCGAGCGCCTTTCTGATCAACACCGCCCGTGGCGCCCTGGTCGACGAAACGGCCCTGGCGCGGGCGCTGAAGGAGAAGCAGCTGGCCGGCGCCGGGCTGGACGTGCTGAGCGTCGAACCGCCGCCGGGCGACAACCCCCTGCTGACGGCACCCAACTGTTTCATCACGCCGCATGTCGCCTGGGCGACCAAAGCCGCCCGTCAGCGGCTGCTCGATTACCTGGTCGCCAACCTGCGGGCTTTCATCGACGGCAAGCCGCAGAATGTGGTGAGCTAG
- the ppdK gene encoding pyruvate, phosphate dikinase, with product MSRKYVYFFGKGEAEGNGQMRELLGGKGANLAEMTSIGLPVPPGFTITTEVCTEFYRNDRNYPDGLRDEVARNLARVEELMGKKFGDADNPLLVSVRSGARASMPGMMDTVLNLGLNDETVQGVIARSGDERFAWDSYRRFIQMYSNVVLGLDADILEHLLEQMKERRGVTQDTELTADDLKELVDQFKLRVREELGHDFPLDPQQQLWGAIGAVFGSWMNPRAITYRRLHNIPAEWGTAVNVQAMVFGNMGDDCATGVAFTRDPSTGEKVFYGEFLVNAQGEDVVAGIRTPQPINSSGADSDLPSMEEVMPECYAQLVEIKNILEKHYRDMQDIEFTIEKGKLYMLQTRNGKRTARAAVKIAVDMVEEGLISEKEAVMRIEPAQLDQLLHPTLDPKAPREVIAKGLPASPGAACGEVVFTADEAEELGKKGHKVILVRIETSPEDIHGMHAAQGILTARGGMTSHAAVVARGMGKCCVSGCGDIKVDYRQECFVTRDGVTIRKGDLITLDGSTGEVMKGRVPTVEPELTGDFSKLMEWVDRFRRLRVRTNADTPHDSKVARAFGAEGIGLCRTEHMFFEGERIMAVREMILAADLEGRKRALEKILPMQKGDFIGIFREMKGLPVTIRLLDPPLHEFLPQADREIEQLAEEMKVRPDVLRTKVDSLHEFNPMLGHRGCRLAITYPEIYDMQVRAIMEAACELIKNEGFEIVPEIMIPLVGEAKELAILRQSAIRVADEVIAEYGVEVEYLIGTMIELPRAALTADVIAEHADFFSFGTNDLTQTTYGLSRDDAGKFLPFYVEKEIYPNDPFVALDQEGVGQLVKMGCEKGRATRPGIKLGICGEHGGEPSSVIFCHRIGLDYVSCSPFRVPIARLAAAQAALMDQQD from the coding sequence ATGAGCAGAAAGTACGTCTATTTCTTCGGCAAAGGGGAGGCCGAAGGAAACGGGCAGATGCGCGAACTGCTGGGAGGCAAGGGGGCCAACCTGGCGGAGATGACCAGCATCGGCCTGCCGGTGCCGCCCGGCTTCACCATCACCACCGAGGTGTGCACCGAGTTCTACAGGAACGACCGCAACTATCCCGACGGCCTGCGGGATGAGGTCGCCCGTAACCTGGCGCGGGTCGAGGAGCTGATGGGCAAGAAGTTCGGCGACGCCGACAACCCGCTGCTGGTGTCGGTCCGCTCCGGCGCCCGCGCCTCGATGCCGGGGATGATGGACACGGTGCTCAATCTCGGCCTCAACGACGAGACGGTGCAGGGCGTCATCGCCCGCAGCGGCGACGAGCGTTTCGCCTGGGATTCCTACCGGCGCTTCATCCAGATGTACAGCAACGTCGTTCTCGGCCTGGACGCTGACATCCTCGAGCATCTGCTCGAGCAGATGAAGGAGCGGCGCGGCGTCACCCAGGACACCGAGCTGACCGCAGATGACCTGAAGGAGCTGGTCGACCAGTTCAAGCTCCGGGTCAGGGAGGAGCTGGGGCATGATTTTCCGCTCGACCCCCAGCAGCAGTTGTGGGGGGCCATCGGCGCCGTCTTCGGCTCGTGGATGAACCCGCGCGCCATCACCTACCGCCGGCTGCACAACATTCCGGCCGAGTGGGGCACCGCGGTCAATGTGCAGGCGATGGTCTTCGGCAACATGGGCGACGACTGCGCCACCGGCGTCGCCTTCACCCGCGATCCGTCCACCGGCGAGAAGGTCTTCTACGGCGAGTTTCTGGTCAACGCCCAGGGCGAGGACGTGGTTGCCGGCATCCGTACGCCGCAGCCGATCAACAGTTCCGGCGCCGACTCCGACCTGCCGTCGATGGAAGAGGTGATGCCCGAGTGCTACGCCCAGCTGGTGGAGATCAAGAATATCCTCGAAAAGCACTACCGCGACATGCAGGATATCGAGTTCACCATCGAAAAGGGCAAGCTCTACATGCTGCAGACCCGCAATGGCAAGCGCACCGCCAGGGCGGCAGTCAAGATCGCCGTCGACATGGTGGAGGAGGGACTGATCAGCGAAAAAGAGGCGGTGATGCGCATCGAGCCTGCCCAGCTCGACCAGCTGCTCCATCCGACCCTCGATCCCAAAGCGCCGCGCGAGGTGATCGCCAAGGGCCTGCCGGCGTCGCCCGGCGCCGCCTGCGGCGAGGTGGTCTTTACCGCCGATGAGGCCGAGGAACTGGGCAAGAAGGGGCACAAGGTGATCCTGGTACGGATCGAGACCTCGCCGGAGGACATTCACGGCATGCACGCCGCCCAGGGGATTCTTACCGCCCGCGGCGGCATGACTTCGCACGCGGCGGTCGTCGCCCGCGGCATGGGCAAGTGCTGCGTCTCCGGCTGCGGCGACATCAAGGTCGACTACCGGCAGGAATGCTTCGTTACCCGTGACGGCGTGACCATCCGCAAGGGGGACCTGATCACTCTTGACGGCTCCACCGGTGAAGTGATGAAGGGCCGGGTGCCGACGGTCGAGCCGGAACTGACCGGCGATTTCAGCAAGCTGATGGAGTGGGTCGACCGCTTCCGCCGGCTGCGGGTGCGCACCAACGCCGACACGCCGCACGACTCGAAGGTCGCCCGCGCTTTCGGCGCCGAGGGGATCGGCCTGTGCCGCACCGAGCACATGTTCTTCGAGGGTGAGCGGATCATGGCGGTGCGCGAGATGATCCTCGCCGCCGATCTCGAGGGTCGCAAGCGCGCCCTGGAGAAGATTCTGCCGATGCAGAAAGGCGATTTCATCGGCATCTTCCGCGAGATGAAGGGGCTGCCGGTGACCATCCGTCTGCTCGATCCGCCGCTGCACGAGTTTCTGCCCCAGGCCGACAGGGAGATCGAGCAGCTGGCCGAGGAGATGAAGGTCCGTCCGGACGTGCTCCGGACCAAGGTCGATTCGCTGCACGAGTTCAATCCCATGCTCGGTCACCGCGGCTGCCGGCTGGCCATCACCTATCCCGAAATCTACGACATGCAGGTGCGCGCCATCATGGAGGCGGCCTGCGAACTGATCAAGAACGAAGGTTTCGAGATTGTTCCCGAAATCATGATTCCGCTGGTCGGCGAGGCCAAGGAGCTGGCCATTCTGCGGCAGAGCGCCATCCGGGTGGCCGACGAGGTGATTGCCGAGTACGGTGTCGAGGTCGAGTACCTGATCGGCACCATGATCGAGCTGCCGCGCGCCGCCCTGACCGCCGATGTCATTGCCGAACATGCGGACTTCTTCTCCTTCGGCACCAACGACCTGACCCAGACCACCTACGGGCTGTCCCGCGATGATGCGGGCAAGTTTCTGCCCTTCTACGTCGAAAAGGAGATCTATCCCAACGATCCCTTCGTTGCTCTCGACCAGGAAGGTGTCGGCCAGCTGGTCAAAATGGGCTGCGAAAAGGGCCGCGCCACCCGGCCCGGCATCAAGCTCGGCATCTGCGGCGAACATGGCGGCGAGCCGTCGAGCGTGATTTTCTGCCACCGGATAGGTCTCGACTATGTCTCCTGCTCGCCCTTCCGGGTGCCGATTGCCCGGCTGGCGGCGGCGCAGGCGGCTCTGATGGACCAGCAGGACTGA